In Ananas comosus cultivar F153 linkage group 7, ASM154086v1, whole genome shotgun sequence, the sequence TGATAATATGCAACCAGTTGAATGCATTGGCACTATTGCATACTGGGcttcaaaactcacctcaacaGCTGAAACAAGTACAGCAGCCATCATTCCAAACGAGTGGCTTGCACTGAAGATTGGAGAGCCCCACTGGAAAGGGTATGGGATTTTTATCCTAAAATCACACGTTAGCGATAATATTAGCGAAGTGAAAAACCAACTCTACATTGATATCCGTGAAAAATAGGATCCAACAAATTCTCATTTGAATCATACCATGGAGCAGACGACATAAGGTAGGACCTGTCAACTCGGCAATGCCGTTTAGTCTTATCAGGGACATTGTTATATGCACCAGAAGCAGTAAGAATAGCAGCAAAAGCCCAAACTATTCCAATCAATAAAAGCAATGAGTATCTCTCAAACAAGAAGGTTACTCTCTCATGGATGCCCTTCATGTACTGTAGGAAGAACATTAAGCAGTTAGTCTGCTGTTTAAGTTGCATGAATGCTGCCCAACGTTTTCCGGAAGTTTCAGTTTGGTCCCTGATCTTTAAATTGTTACAATGGGGCACCTGAACTTTGCATATTGttctgattttattttattttttcatttaattccTTGGGTTTTCAGACAGGATTGCCCATATAATTGCTAAATTAGAAGTCCAAAAATCGCTTTGGCAGTTGGACGAAGATTAAGTGGATGTTTCTTTCCCGTCAAAACACAGAAGTTAGTGACTAAACTGTAATAATATACACGATGGGGACCAAACTAAAACTTAGCCCAAAAAGTTGAGGTTCCCTGGTGTAAGTACATAATGTAATGCTTTGAACTCATTACTTGTTGGACGACAACTGTTAGAATTAGCATAGGCAGCCCGATCTCCACACATTTTCCAACCTGAACAGATAACAAGTGAATATACGAAAACGTTCTAAACCTCGAAGCTAATTGATCTCTGTAATAACcctattgaaataaaaaattcctaTACCTGAGGAAAGCCCCATTCAAAAAGCCCGAGCCCCACTACACACACAACAGGGACTATAACTACTGGAGTGAAATATCTGTAGAAACATCAACTAGTTGTTAACAATCGTACGAagaaacaaatttatattactaTGGAtgctaatataaatttaaatgttagaCATGATGATGATCCCGTACCTCGAGAACCTCCCCCATACAGTGCCGTATCCAATTAACAAATTAAGAAATGAAGACACGATTAGGGCTCCTTGAATGGCTCTTATGGTGTGGAGAAACCTCTGCAAACACCCTGAGGGAGGATCAGTAAAAGCTGGAAGTAGCTGATTAAGTTTGTGGACcacaaacaaaataatattcGACTCAAAAGGATTTTCATGATGATTACAAAGTTTGCCCCTGAACTATGACCTGATTTCAGTTTCTGCCTAATAATTTCAATTATAACAATTTAGACCTGAAGTTTATTCTGCACAACAATTAAGTCTTCCCTTTAGTATACTTAATGAAAAAGTGCCACACGCCACTTCAGCACCATCATTAGCCATttctttgataaaataaaaaactctgAGAATGTAAATCAATGCAACCTCAAACTTTAGGGGTGAAATTAAAATCAACGTCGAACAATGAGGACTAAATTGAAAGTCTAACGGTTTACAGTGAAATTCGGGCCTAAATTGTTACAACTGAACATCTGAGGAAGAAATGAAAATACAGGTCAAATTGCAAGGAATTTAGCCAATATTAATACATGTCAAATTTCAAGGACTTAAGCCAATATTAGCAAGGAAGAGAGACTAAAATATAAAGAACGATAGTAGTAAGAGTGATTCCAAACTTGACAAAGTTGTTGTCGGTTTACCTGGTGTTCATCATCATATCCACGTGACGAGAAGTCACTGATTATTGACATCACTGGGACGATGAATGCAAAGGAAGCATTCATCACTGTAGGAAGCCGTGTTCCAATTAATGTTTGAAGAAGCGTATTCACTCCGCTCATAAACAAAAAGGTCTGAATCACACGTGCTTTATCCCCCTATTAAAAATCATATCATGCGAACATGGAGACGAATGATGAATCTACAAACGAAAATATCCAACATGATAATGTATATAATGGATATATATTGTCAAGGAAATTACATTGTTTCCACCCATTAGAGGAACAATAAGAGTAGAGAGCATAACGATAGATCCCAACGTCACGAGGTAATGCAGGAATGCAAGTGCAGCTACTTCCACTGAAAATGAAAACCAACAATTCGTAAACGAAGGTTATCCATTCTGCTAACATTCATATAGATAAGAGAATTCTGAGAGACATGAAATAGGAAACTGGAAAAGGAGTATAATTCCTGTCATGTAAATTGTGATCAAAGTAGTCACGGAGAGACCGAGATTGTGGGTTCATGtgtcatatatatatggagagcgAAATTCCGCTAAACATGAATTTGCGCTTCATGTAAACCAGATAAAAGATTAACTCCTCTGCTGTGTAGCATCTGGGTAGGATTTTGAGCATGAAAAACTTATGATGCAAAACTAACAGGAAACCTGGTACTTGCTCAAATACCTATTACCACAAAAAACTCTTAAAATTTGTAACAGGTTGGAAGAGGACTCCAATCAGTTTTTAGAGTACAGagtacagcaaaaaaaaaaaaaaaagacatttaaAGCTCTAGATCTCAAGACtccaaataaaacccaatccaagTATCAACTTTCCAAGATTCTTAGCACTGATTCCCCTTTTTCAGGAGGAGCAcccaaattttaatatttatttttttaaaaaaaagtaaactttgGTAGCAAATTAAATTACCAACAGAAAATCATAACCCGagggaaataaaataatttagtaacACTCGACTGGTCAACTAACTTTAcatgagttaaaaaaaaaaaaaaagtaaaaacccGGGTTTTTAAAACCACAAATACATGATGCAGataaagggggaaaaaaagcagcagcagctttaAAACCACAAACGCAGTAATCAGAAGCAAGAAAAACGCATAggacaaaaaaggaaaaaaccaaCAAACTAAACCTAAATCAAAAAGACAccaaaggaggaaaaaaaaaacccaattaaGAAAACGAGCAAAACACATCAAAAACCACAGAATCTGATGAACGGGTAGTTCATGAAGCAGCACAAGGAATTGATGAGCTCTTACCCCAACTAGGGTTTGAGTGGACGCAAAACTCGACGTAGTTGAGCTGGTCCCGCGGCGGGTGTATGGCTCCGGCGCCGACGTTCAGCGGGCCCACCGCCTGaatccgcggcggcggcggcgccgccgcggtgGCCGGAGGTGGGTTCGTCTCTCCCATcaccactcctctctctctctcactttatCTTCTTCTACGGGTGCAGCTAAAAGCTCTGAGCTCTCCGAAGGGCTTCGACTTTTTGTTTGTATCCGGAGTGTGGAGTGTAGTTTAcaagagaagaggaggaagaggacaaGCGAGTGAGTAGTCCAAATAGCTTCTTCGGGACTAAATTGTAAAATATGAGAGTGAAAGGGATCCGAGTGCAAAAAATTGGCCCAACGTATAACCCGGACCCCGAAATGTAAAGGGCACAGCAAAGTGTGAGCAagcaaattttatttcttaagcTTTGGTTAAACGTAAACTATTggcaataaattaattaaatttaaaattttattaataatatctCATTGCGAGTTGTCTTTAATAACATTCTCACTACGCTGGTCTTTGATTTAAATTACACAAAATATAGCATTATTTCGCTTCAACATTTACAATTTTGTAAAAAGTGTTTGATTGATTTTGACAGATTAAATatgtatcatttttttaaaaataaaatttctgatAGAAAAACTCAATCTTGGTGAAAAATTGGAAAATGGGGATCTCCATAGTAATTAATAAGTCTCTGTTCTTAGTGGTCAGTTTTTAAGTTTGACCTTCttaattgtttatttatacattgGAGGTTGATGTCTTAATTGTTACTAAAACCACTGTCTTTTATTGTGTGAGGTGATTAAAtaactctcttttgttttccgAAACTATGGAATAGTAATTTATCACTGTACTATCATATTTGTTGTCACTGCTTATAAGTTATAagacataaataaataaagaattaaagtgTCAGACACTTTTTACGCCTCCATTTATTACCTCAGTGACCGTGGTAAGAAAAACTGCTTACTGTCTCTAGCAGAAAACTTCTGCTGACTATAATTTGAcacaattttatttcatttaatacttttagcaaaaaataataataataatatttacaattagtaattcaaattataaatataaatgattgAATTTTAAGCGTGCAATGTATGCTAAAACCTTGTCAAAagaatgtttttttatttttttgagcaaAAGGAGTCTTACATTTTCAATCCCCCTCTCATGAAAAAGAACATTCAATAATATTCCagctaaattaataaaaatttccgCAACTctacatgcaaaaaaaaatttttatttaaaatttattctatgATTACTGAGCGATAAAATAGGTACATATTGTCTATATATTggacaatataaatttattttcataaaaagTGTGGAGAAATTAATCCGTACGTATAAATTTTTAGGAGGAGTGTTTggctttagaaaaaaaaaaaaaaaagaaggtaaaaagATAGTTTTAACAAAATCTAGAAAAGAATCTTTTTATTTACAGTTACAGACCAAACACTGCCGTGGTCTCGGAAGCACAGAAATGCACTTGCGAGAAAGTCGGCACCGACCACACCCGGTGGACTGATCTGGTCTGAGTCAGCAGATGTCCTTCGAACCCACGAGGCTCACGATCCTTGCACAGTTGGGCCATGGGGCCTCTCGCTATTTCCTACTTCAAAATCGCTTCAACGCTAtgcaacttttcttttcttttttttttttggattacaATGATGATCAGGATCAAGGTGTTTGTTTAGTTTCTGCttctgaaataattttttttattcaaaagagataaaatttactaataataataatttttttatcctcAAGGATGCCCACATAAATCTTTTATTAGGagaaatttttactttaaaattgtGAAGgcatttttaattaattttactcGGATAATGACAAAACAAAACAAGAttataatttaatcttttaGTACAGctttaaataaaaacaataacaagtttttttttaagaaataggtagcacgctacccgcttcgtttatttttttaagaaataaacttagctgaaaatgtgaatcaactaggattcgaatttggatctcagatgccaactaccaagcccttcgccacttgctctaaggacggtcggtataataaggttttttctttttcatNCATGatgagtatttaaaaaaaaaaaaaaggttaaaagtAAGAACGTGAGTATTTGGTCCGAGCACGCACCCGACAAAGTAAACAAAGTTTGGTGCCTCTCCTCTCTCAGGGAACTCTTCCATCCATCATGTGCTAACATTCCTTTATAGCAGGAGAAAAGGTGGTCTCATCAATTACCAAATAAACACTTGCAATTGAATCACCAATCGATCAATTCCACAACAAAACCAATCAGGCTGATGGACAGGTGTGGTATACCAAACAATGATTATTCCGGTTAGGTTGGAAAATCGAAATTTTCTGCTTTGATTCATGCCATTTATCCACCAtcaatcatttttaaaaattatctatttaccgAATGCATTAACATAACGGACACATACTAGATTTAGCTCGCAAAGTATACAAAGATTAGCATTGTAACGAAAGAAGAGTCTAGCAAACAGATTACAGAGTGAGCAAAAAAGTACAGACCCTCTAGGCGCACTCAGAGGATTGattgaaaaaggaaacaaaaagatACAATACCACCATTATAGTTAGATTTTCATTTGATACAACcgtacaaaacttatctgaactatgcactattttgaattgactattctatctttcaaacttttgattttactatctaatctattaatttgtttgattcgagTCGACCGACAGCACTTGGACTTcaaatttgaatgcatcgtttatctttatagatttagttaatGTAGTTGAAAGATAATTCTCGCAACTACAAATTTATTGTGAGTAAATAATATTCGTttatatttgaaagttaaaGTGCTGTTAACTGATtcgaatcaaataaattaaaaagttgagcagcaaaatcaaaactttgaaaggttggatagcctgattcaaaatggtctatagttcatGTAAGGCGTGTACATTCTTACTTTTTTAGTTTTCTTACTCGGTCACCAATGGGTTGAGGACATGACCAATGAATAGAACAACCCCGGTCATATCCTCTCTGATCAAGAACGCAAATGGGTGATCGGCTACGAAGTCTGGAGTTTCCCTCACCAATGCCCTCATCATCACCACTGCAGCAGAAGCGGCGGCAGCCTCCGTTCCTTCCTCATTAACTTCGATAAAAGACTTGTGGTGTATTGATGAAACATAGAGGTCGCGACCCACGGGTGAATCGACCATTTCTGTTAAATCTGCGCCAGCGCTGAAGGGCAAAGTTAGCCCCATAGCTTTCAGAGTTTGAGAAGCTTCAAACCCGAATGATATCTTGAACTTGGGAATTTTGAACTTTCCCACTGAAACCTTTTGCTTCGGGAGATGACGGTTGAGAAACTCGGGATCGGAACCCAACTTCTCGGTTAAATTCCACAGGCCGTCATTAGCTTCGGGGAGGAAAATATACATAGAAAATTGTCTCTTGTCGTCGCCTTGCTTATAGGGAAGCTTAAGCACTTTAAAGTTGTCATAAGAAGAGATAAACTGCTTTTTCCCGCTGGTCATGAAAGGTGCTTGTACTAAGCTTCCATCGAGTAAGTGGAACTCATCATCTTTGGTTTCCGATGCATCAAACTTCTCAGTCCAAGCTCCTTTGAAGTAAAGAGCATTGCTGAGCACCAGCCTAGTGTTCTGGTTAACAGAACCCTGGGGAAGGAGGTCTTTTATAAGGCCAGCCGTTGCAGTCTCGACCCATGAGTTAACTTGATCAGTGACTTCAGCAGCCTAAGCAAACAGAAAAAGAACTTGATTAGTGACTTCTTTACGCATAATATTGTACGCCTCCAATATGAGAAGTCAGAGGGAAAACGAGATTAGAAGTACGTAGAAATCTGGCTGAATTTGCAGTTCAAACCAGTAGTATAAAGCTGTTCTTCATGACTCTCAAACTATGATCCAAAGCTTCCTCCCAATTTTGAATTGAATATAAAGGAAAACAAAATCTCTAGCAAAACATAGGGACACAATGCCATCAAATTACTTGATGATTAGATTCTCTTTGCGAAATTGATTCTTTGGGAACCCCACCATGCTAACTTATTCACTCAGCCAATTAATCCAAAGTAAACATGACACT encodes:
- the LOC109712967 gene encoding nucleobase-ascorbate transporter 3 translates to MGETNPPPATAAAPPPPRIQAVGPLNVGAGAIHPPRDQLNYVEFCVHSNPSWVEVAALAFLHYLVTLGSIVMLSTLIVPLMGGNNGDKARVIQTFLFMSGVNTLLQTLIGTRLPTVMNASFAFIVPVMSIISDFSSRGYDDEHQRFLHTIRAIQGALIVSSFLNLLIGYGTVWGRFSRYFTPVVIVPVVCVVGLGLFEWGFPQVGKCVEIGLPMLILTVVVQQYMKGIHERVTFLFERYSLLLLIGIVWAFAAILTASGAYNNVPDKTKRHCRVDRSYLMSSAPWIKIPYPFQWGSPIFSASHSFGMMAAVLVSAVESTGAHFAAARLAGATPPPNHVLSRSVGLQGLGILLEGIFGAAAGSTASVANVGLIGLTRVGSRRVIQISTAYMIFFSIIGKFGAFFASIPLPIFAAIYCVLFGVVAAVGISFIQFTNNNSMRNLYIIGLSLFLGVSIPQYFNEYTASAGHGPAKSNAGWFNDILNTIFSSAPAVAMIVATLLDNTLDAKKTGSDRGLSWWIPFQRHGGEPRNDEFYSYPIRMHRWMFFNRYP
- the LOC109713120 gene encoding serpin-ZXA codes for the protein MDLRESIAHQTAFSLRLAKSVATAEAASSNLAFSPLSLHALLCLVAAGSKGQTLDQLVSFLGSGAAAAAAASVAAAAAADAADLTALASQVVEIVLADASAVGGPRVAFANGVWIDGSLSLKDSFKSIVASAYKAETKSVDFQTKAAEVTDQVNSWVETATAGLIKDLLPQGSVNQNTRLVLSNALYFKGAWTEKFDASETKDDEFHLLDGSLVQAPFMTSGKKQFISSYDNFKVLKLPYKQGDDKRQFSMYIFLPEANDGLWNLTEKLGSDPEFLNRHLPKQKVSVGKFKIPKFKISFGFEASQTLKAMGLTLPFSAGADLTEMVDSPVGRDLYVSSIHHKSFIEVNEEGTEAAAASAAVVMMRALVRETPDFVADHPFAFLIREDMTGVVLFIGHVLNPLVTE